A stretch of Desulfotignum phosphitoxidans DSM 13687 DNA encodes these proteins:
- a CDS encoding amidohydrolase family protein encodes MENNRLVIRADQLYDGRSVHTDMTVVVEGRHIVDVTDRPCPGDIRGIVTPAFIDPHSHIGMERQGEPVLETETDEHSTPFAPLHNPLDSIYFDDRAFADAVDFGVLYSCVVPGSGNIIGGKAVIIKNFAENRSDAVVSDYGFKAAFGSNPRMSTHWKGPRPSTRMGAAAMLKKYLSDIFRKQEQACIKKEKALYELTRPDSPKKGAVWAQREYDLALSESEWEIFRLFNGDKILKVHLHKADDALFLMDLKKKFNIRVTAEHALDICDSRIFNALADHGIPVVYGPLGASDGKVELKNASWRHTARLMASRAKFGLMSDHPIILAHHLRDSLKYFLIQGMAPADAIGLITLKNAEILGIDHCLGTVAPGRLASLIVWDKDPFHLGAYPRVILAEGRIIRDRR; translated from the coding sequence ATGGAAAACAACCGCCTTGTTATCCGGGCCGACCAGCTGTATGACGGCCGGTCTGTGCACACAGACATGACCGTGGTGGTGGAAGGCCGCCATATCGTGGATGTGACGGACAGACCCTGTCCCGGCGACATCCGGGGCATCGTCACCCCGGCGTTCATCGACCCCCATTCCCACATCGGCATGGAGCGCCAGGGGGAACCGGTCTTAGAAACCGAAACAGACGAGCATAGCACGCCTTTTGCGCCGCTGCACAATCCCCTGGACAGCATCTATTTCGATGACCGGGCCTTTGCCGATGCCGTGGACTTCGGGGTGCTGTATTCCTGTGTGGTGCCGGGGTCCGGCAACATTATCGGCGGCAAAGCCGTGATCATCAAAAATTTTGCCGAAAACCGATCTGATGCGGTTGTCAGCGACTATGGATTCAAGGCGGCATTCGGGTCCAATCCCCGGATGTCCACGCACTGGAAAGGCCCCCGGCCCAGTACCCGCATGGGAGCCGCCGCCATGCTCAAAAAATATCTGTCTGATATCTTTCGAAAACAAGAGCAGGCCTGCATCAAAAAGGAAAAAGCCCTGTATGAACTGACCCGGCCGGACAGCCCGAAAAAAGGCGCGGTCTGGGCCCAGCGGGAATATGATCTGGCCCTGTCTGAATCCGAGTGGGAGATCTTCCGGCTGTTCAATGGAGACAAAATTCTGAAAGTGCACCTGCACAAGGCGGATGACGCCCTGTTTCTCATGGATCTGAAAAAAAAGTTCAATATCAGAGTCACGGCGGAACATGCCCTGGACATTTGTGACTCAAGGATTTTCAATGCGTTGGCCGACCACGGCATCCCCGTGGTGTACGGACCTTTGGGGGCTTCAGACGGCAAGGTGGAGCTGAAAAACGCATCCTGGCGGCACACGGCCCGGCTCATGGCATCCCGGGCCAAATTCGGTCTGATGAGCGACCATCCCATCATCCTGGCTCATCATCTGAGAGACAGCCTCAAATATTTTCTGATCCAGGGCATGGCCCCGGCGGATGCCATCGGTCTGATCACGTTAAAAAACGCGGAAATCCTTGGCATCGACCATTGCCTGGGCACGGTGGCCCCGGGCCGTCTGGCCAGCCTGATTGTCTGGGACAAAGACCCGTTCCATTTAGGCGCATATCCGCGGGTAATTCTGGCTGAAGGCCGGATCATCCGGGACCGGCGATGA
- a CDS encoding calcium/sodium antiporter: MGMAVVAVIAGLILLVWSADRFVSGAAATATYFGMPPLLIGMVVVGFGTSAPEMVVSALAAVQGSPGIALGNAYGSNIANIALILGITALISPVMVHSAVLKKELPILTLITAGSVWLVADLMISLSDAMILLGVFAVLMGWTIVQGIRRKTDPLAEQMEVRAMDSGLSIRRAVFRLILGLVLLILSSRILVWGAVELARMFHVSDMIIGLTIVAVGTSLPELASSIIAARRNEHDIALGNVLGSNLFNTLAVVGIAGVIHPFGVDPSVLYRDMAVMGGLTLSLFIIGYGFRGRPGRINRLEGAGLLAVYLGYTAFFVIPLLTAGPS; this comes from the coding sequence ATGGGGATGGCGGTTGTTGCGGTGATTGCAGGATTGATTCTTCTGGTGTGGAGTGCGGACCGGTTTGTGTCGGGTGCGGCGGCCACGGCCACTTATTTCGGCATGCCCCCGCTGCTCATCGGCATGGTGGTCGTGGGATTCGGCACTTCAGCGCCGGAAATGGTGGTATCGGCGCTGGCCGCCGTGCAGGGCAGTCCCGGAATTGCCCTGGGAAACGCCTATGGATCCAATATCGCCAATATCGCTTTGATTCTGGGCATCACGGCATTGATCAGTCCGGTCATGGTCCATTCCGCGGTATTGAAAAAAGAACTCCCGATTTTGACACTGATTACCGCAGGATCGGTATGGCTGGTGGCGGACCTGATGATTTCCCTGTCAGATGCAATGATACTGCTGGGGGTGTTCGCTGTTTTGATGGGCTGGACCATTGTGCAGGGAATCCGCCGGAAGACCGATCCTTTGGCCGAGCAGATGGAAGTCCGGGCCATGGATTCGGGCCTGTCCATCCGGCGGGCGGTTTTTCGGCTGATTCTGGGCCTGGTTCTCTTGATCTTAAGTTCCCGGATACTGGTATGGGGGGCTGTGGAACTGGCCCGGATGTTCCATGTCAGCGATATGATCATCGGGCTGACCATTGTCGCGGTGGGCACATCCCTGCCGGAACTGGCATCCTCCATTATTGCGGCCCGCCGGAACGAACATGATATCGCTCTGGGCAATGTGCTGGGATCCAATCTGTTTAATACCCTGGCTGTGGTGGGGATTGCCGGTGTCATTCATCCTTTCGGGGTGGATCCATCGGTTCTGTATCGGGATATGGCGGTGATGGGAGGGCTGACCCTGTCCCTTTTCATTATCGGATACGGGTTCAGGGGCCGGCCGGGGCGTATCAACCGGCTGGAAGGTGCCGGCCTGCTGGCCGTTTATCTGGGATACACGGCTTTTTTTGTCATTCCCTTGCTGACCGCCGGTCCGTCATGA
- a CDS encoding type II toxin-antitoxin system VapC family toxin — protein MILLDTNIVSELMRPLPNSKVVFWLDDQPETDIWISSVTLGEILLGLALLPDGKKKRALVGAASQMFENDFARRCLPFDCEAAEVYALIVSQRTRKGRPISVEDAQIAAIALTADLTLATRNVKDFIGIEKLKFINPWEL, from the coding sequence GTGATCCTTTTGGATACCAATATCGTATCTGAATTGATGCGGCCCCTGCCCAACTCTAAAGTGGTTTTCTGGCTTGATGATCAGCCCGAAACCGACATTTGGATCAGTTCTGTCACTTTAGGCGAAATATTATTGGGCCTTGCGCTTTTGCCGGATGGAAAAAAGAAACGGGCACTGGTGGGGGCGGCATCTCAGATGTTTGAAAATGATTTTGCCAGGCGCTGCCTTCCATTTGATTGCGAAGCCGCTGAGGTTTATGCACTGATTGTTTCACAAAGGACTCGAAAAGGGCGCCCGATAAGTGTAGAAGATGCACAAATTGCAGCCATCGCCCTGACTGCCGATCTGACCTTGGCCACACGGAATGTCAAAGATTTTATCGGAATTGAAAAACTGAAATTCATCAATCCATGGGAACTATAA
- a CDS encoding FitA-like ribbon-helix-helix domain-containing protein, translating into MASLTLRNIDESIKVKLRIVAAANNRSMEEEARQILRKYLLEERCAKGIGTRIARRFSELGGIELHLPQRSYPRDTTLSELETPL; encoded by the coding sequence ATGGCCAGTCTGACGTTAAGAAATATCGATGAATCCATTAAGGTAAAATTACGCATTGTGGCTGCCGCAAATAACCGATCAATGGAAGAAGAAGCCAGGCAGATTCTCAGGAAATATTTATTGGAAGAGCGATGCGCAAAAGGCATCGGCACACGTATCGCCAGGCGGTTTTCAGAATTGGGTGGTATTGAATTGCATCTGCCTCAAAGATCTTATCCGCGTGATACAACATTATCTGAATTGGAAACTCCCTTGTGA
- a CDS encoding glycerate kinase type-2 family protein — protein MRKISKAIFDAGIRAVMPEVCVARHLNLSDGRLWIGGIDLDLDQIRHIYVAGAGKASGAMAREVEQILGSRIHDGLVITKYGHGLPLKHCRVLEAGHPVPDSAGVAGASALLDMVSEAGKDDLIVCLISGGASALTPAPADGLSLADKQDTTRQLLGCGATIHEINTIRKHLSTIKGGQLCAAANGARVVSLILSDVIGDDLDIIGSGMTAPDTGHFRECRAILERHGIWDSVPEPVRSHIRSGMDGLIPDTPKPGDPIFSRVTNQVVGSLSDALSAAAIEAENQGFTPVVLSSMIQGEAKEAAKVLCAVAREVRRFGRPVKPPACLLCGGETTVTIKGNGSGGRNMELALAGALALAGEEKILLLSAGTDGTDGPTDAAGAFADENTVSRAKALGLSAEKHLNENNAYPFFKALDDLLITGPTRTNVMDMQILLVSG, from the coding sequence ATGAGAAAAATTTCAAAAGCCATATTTGACGCCGGGATTCGAGCGGTGATGCCCGAAGTCTGTGTGGCAAGGCATTTAAATCTTTCCGACGGCCGGCTGTGGATCGGGGGAATTGACCTGGACCTGGATCAGATCCGGCATATTTATGTGGCCGGGGCCGGCAAGGCATCGGGAGCCATGGCCCGTGAGGTGGAACAAATTCTGGGGTCGCGTATCCACGACGGGTTGGTGATCACCAAATACGGACACGGCCTGCCCCTGAAACACTGCCGGGTGCTGGAGGCCGGGCACCCGGTGCCGGATTCAGCCGGTGTGGCCGGCGCATCAGCCCTGCTGGACATGGTATCGGAAGCAGGAAAGGACGACCTGATTGTCTGCCTGATATCGGGCGGAGCATCGGCCTTGACCCCGGCACCGGCGGACGGCCTCTCTTTAGCGGACAAACAGGACACCACCCGGCAGCTTTTGGGGTGCGGGGCCACGATCCACGAAATCAACACCATCCGCAAGCATCTGTCAACAATCAAGGGCGGGCAGTTGTGCGCGGCTGCCAACGGGGCCCGGGTGGTGTCGCTGATCCTGTCCGATGTGATCGGCGATGACCTGGATATCATCGGTTCCGGCATGACCGCCCCAGACACCGGACACTTCAGGGAGTGCCGGGCCATTCTTGAGCGCCACGGGATCTGGGATTCCGTGCCTGAACCGGTCCGGAGCCATATCCGGTCCGGCATGGACGGCCTAATTCCTGACACGCCCAAACCCGGTGATCCTATCTTTTCCCGGGTTACGAACCAGGTGGTGGGCAGCCTGTCCGATGCCCTGAGTGCTGCGGCCATAGAAGCGGAAAATCAGGGGTTCACGCCGGTGGTGCTGTCATCCATGATCCAGGGGGAGGCAAAAGAAGCCGCCAAAGTGCTGTGCGCCGTTGCCCGGGAAGTCCGGCGGTTCGGCCGGCCGGTAAAACCCCCGGCCTGTCTGCTGTGTGGCGGTGAAACCACTGTCACCATCAAAGGGAATGGCTCAGGCGGCCGGAACATGGAACTGGCCCTGGCCGGTGCCTTGGCCCTGGCCGGGGAAGAAAAAATTCTGCTGTTGTCCGCGGGCACAGACGGCACGGACGGCCCCACAGATGCCGCCGGGGCCTTTGCCGATGAAAACACGGTGTCCCGGGCAAAGGCCCTGGGGCTGTCCGCAGAAAAGCATCTGAATGAAAACAACGCCTACCCCTTTTTCAAGGCACTGGATGATCTGCTGATCACCGGCCCTACCCGCACCAATGTCATGGATATGCAGATCCTGCTGGTTTCCGGATAA
- a CDS encoding cupin domain-containing protein, giving the protein METVQVIEGKRIKQYREKKGWSLRKLAGKAGISPSMLSQIESAKVDPSLSTLRKIAICLEVPLFFLVLDYSAPAHKKVKVNESRLAVFPNDGLIYQIIHSDQEKKMGIHIGVLEKGGATSADLLPHDGEECLIVLEGSMQVVYENETIDLAAGESLYFDSSVPHKLQNIQDEPCRFYLIISPPKF; this is encoded by the coding sequence ATGGAGACAGTTCAGGTGATAGAGGGAAAACGAATCAAGCAATACAGGGAGAAAAAAGGCTGGTCTCTGAGAAAACTGGCGGGCAAGGCAGGAATTTCTCCCAGCATGCTCAGCCAAATTGAATCCGCCAAAGTGGATCCATCCCTGTCAACATTGAGAAAAATCGCCATTTGTTTAGAGGTACCTTTGTTTTTCCTGGTTCTTGATTATTCTGCCCCGGCCCATAAAAAAGTAAAAGTGAACGAGTCCCGGCTGGCGGTTTTTCCCAATGACGGCCTGATTTATCAGATCATTCATTCTGACCAGGAAAAAAAAATGGGCATCCATATCGGTGTTTTGGAAAAAGGGGGCGCCACCAGCGCTGACCTGCTGCCCCATGACGGTGAAGAATGCCTGATTGTCCTGGAAGGCAGCATGCAGGTGGTGTACGAAAATGAAACCATCGATCTGGCAGCCGGAGAAAGCCTTTATTTTGACAGTTCTGTGCCCCACAAACTGCAAAACATCCAGGATGAACCGTGCCGGTTCTATCTGATTATTTCACCCCCTAAATTCTGA
- a CDS encoding uroporphyrinogen decarboxylase family protein: MNSKERFTAAINHEEPDRVPLDLGGWVTTISVKTYDRLLKKLGIQRTAVAFDWLRQNVKPDEDVLERLGVDTRYVHLGDSEFWRFEPQRTEKGLYVTDEWGCGFLMPEDSLYYNLVDSPLRNATVDDLASHTWPDPDDPGYLNGVEEQARQLAEAGEYGVVGSFAWETWFERAWKLRAMDRFYMDMVANKEFVHALLDKTLSLHMRLLDNVLRVCGQYLDVIIQGGDLAGQKTTLMSPATYREFIKPRQEKIIRFIKQRTDAKVFWHSCGAVSSLLDDFIDVGVDILNPVQVRAHGMDAASLKKRYGKRLVFWGGIDSQQVLPSGTVKDVENEVAHLIKNAGSGGGLVICSVHNIQADVPEDNVLALYDTARKLGRYPLI; encoded by the coding sequence ATGAACAGTAAAGAACGATTCACCGCCGCCATAAACCATGAAGAACCGGACCGTGTACCGCTGGACCTGGGGGGGTGGGTGACCACCATCAGTGTCAAAACCTACGACCGGCTGCTCAAAAAACTGGGCATCCAGCGGACAGCCGTCGCATTTGACTGGCTGCGGCAGAATGTGAAACCGGATGAAGACGTGCTGGAGCGGCTCGGAGTGGACACCCGGTATGTTCACCTTGGCGATTCCGAATTCTGGCGGTTTGAACCACAAAGGACGGAAAAAGGCCTGTATGTCACGGATGAATGGGGATGCGGGTTTCTCATGCCCGAGGATTCGCTTTATTACAATCTGGTTGACAGCCCCCTGAGAAATGCCACAGTGGATGATCTGGCATCTCATACCTGGCCGGACCCGGATGATCCCGGATATCTTAACGGGGTAGAAGAACAGGCCAGACAACTCGCTGAAGCAGGAGAATACGGTGTGGTGGGAAGTTTTGCCTGGGAGACCTGGTTTGAACGAGCCTGGAAACTGCGGGCCATGGACCGATTTTACATGGATATGGTGGCAAACAAAGAATTTGTTCACGCGCTGCTGGACAAGACCCTGTCTTTACACATGCGATTGTTGGATAATGTACTCAGGGTGTGCGGCCAATACCTGGATGTGATCATTCAGGGCGGTGATCTGGCCGGCCAGAAGACCACGCTGATGTCACCGGCCACATACCGGGAATTTATCAAGCCCCGCCAGGAAAAAATCATCCGGTTCATCAAGCAGAGAACCGATGCAAAAGTTTTCTGGCATTCCTGCGGCGCAGTGTCCAGTCTTCTGGATGACTTCATCGATGTGGGGGTTGATATCCTCAATCCGGTCCAGGTCCGGGCCCATGGCATGGATGCGGCATCCCTTAAAAAACGGTATGGCAAACGGCTCGTGTTCTGGGGTGGGATTGATTCCCAGCAGGTGCTGCCGTCCGGCACGGTCAAAGATGTGGAAAACGAAGTGGCCCATCTGATTAAAAATGCTGGATCAGGCGGCGGACTGGTGATATGCTCGGTGCACAACATCCAGGCGGATGTTCCGGAAGACAATGTCCTGGCTTTGTATGACACTGCCAGAAAACTGGGCCGATACCCGCTGATATGA
- a CDS encoding TRAP transporter large permease has protein sequence MNAIILISVLMILMALRVPVVFSLLLSCLFYVTFLKEIPMIILAHRMLGSLQIFPLLSLPLYILAADIMNSGRITEEMFNLSRSLVGHIRGSMGHVNVVASMIFAGMSGSITADTAGLGKIEIPMMTKAGYDKSFAVAVTGASSIIGPIMPPSIQMILYAMIAEQSVGRLFVGGAIPGMVMGLAIMVTIYFYAVRRKYPYDANRAPWAEIWKSFRRSVWALMTPVIILGGIVTGIFTPTEAAVVAVVYAFVISFFVYRTLQLKDMLKMMVGSAVTSALILVIMGAASVFGWIVTMENIPALIRDFIMATTDQQWVVLIILNLVFLVAGCFFDICAIILVFTPMILPVLTAFQIDLVHWGVVEVLNVCIGFLTPPFGVGLYVLSDLSGLSVSQVMKAVTPFLIPLLISLTLITFFPQLVLWLPEIVFG, from the coding sequence ATGAATGCCATCATTTTGATCTCGGTTTTAATGATTCTGATGGCCCTGCGGGTGCCGGTGGTGTTTTCTCTGCTTTTATCCTGCCTTTTCTATGTGACATTCCTCAAAGAGATCCCCATGATCATACTGGCCCATCGGATGCTGGGCAGTCTGCAGATTTTTCCACTGCTGTCACTGCCCCTGTATATCCTGGCGGCGGATATCATGAACTCCGGCCGGATCACTGAAGAGATGTTTAATCTGTCTCGTTCGCTGGTGGGCCATATCCGAGGGTCTATGGGCCATGTCAATGTGGTGGCGTCCATGATTTTTGCAGGCATGAGTGGTTCCATCACCGCGGATACCGCCGGTCTGGGCAAGATTGAAATCCCCATGATGACCAAGGCAGGGTATGACAAATCCTTTGCCGTGGCCGTGACCGGTGCCAGCTCTATTATCGGTCCCATCATGCCCCCTAGCATCCAGATGATCCTGTATGCAATGATCGCCGAGCAATCAGTGGGCCGGTTGTTTGTGGGCGGGGCCATCCCCGGAATGGTCATGGGACTCGCCATCATGGTCACCATCTATTTTTATGCAGTCCGCCGCAAATATCCTTACGATGCAAACCGGGCTCCCTGGGCGGAAATCTGGAAAAGTTTCAGGCGGTCCGTCTGGGCCTTAATGACCCCGGTGATCATTCTGGGAGGAATTGTCACCGGCATCTTCACTCCTACGGAAGCCGCAGTTGTGGCGGTGGTGTATGCCTTTGTCATCTCTTTTTTCGTCTACCGCACCCTGCAATTGAAAGACATGTTGAAAATGATGGTGGGTTCGGCTGTGACCTCCGCTCTGATACTGGTCATCATGGGAGCGGCCTCGGTGTTCGGGTGGATTGTCACCATGGAAAATATCCCGGCCCTTATCCGGGATTTTATTATGGCCACCACGGACCAGCAATGGGTGGTGCTGATCATCCTGAACCTGGTGTTTCTGGTTGCCGGATGTTTTTTTGATATCTGCGCCATCATTCTGGTGTTCACCCCCATGATACTGCCTGTGCTGACCGCTTTTCAGATCGATCTGGTGCATTGGGGCGTGGTGGAAGTACTCAATGTGTGCATCGGGTTTCTGACCCCGCCGTTCGGGGTGGGCCTGTATGTGCTCAGTGATTTATCCGGCCTGAGTGTGAGCCAGGTTATGAAAGCAGTGACCCCGTTTCTGATTCCACTGTTGATCTCGCTGACATTGATCACATTTTTTCCGCAGCTGGTCCTGTGGCTGCCGGAAATTGTATTTGGATAG
- a CDS encoding TRAP transporter small permease translates to MGLQGLNRKLAGLLDWAIGLIMGAVVAILFVGVIMRYVFNAPLFWSEEVAVMGLIWMTFLGGAILMRQDKNVCITLFSDICPAPVGRFMKILSGVLVILMLCIMIYQSWQLTGRLAHATTPALRIKESWFGWAMICGFVIMLYYQILHLIALLKNKTAFPETADQDRGCVL, encoded by the coding sequence ATGGGTTTACAGGGGTTGAACCGGAAACTGGCAGGGCTGCTGGATTGGGCCATCGGGTTGATCATGGGCGCCGTTGTTGCCATTCTGTTTGTGGGAGTGATCATGCGGTATGTCTTCAATGCCCCGCTGTTCTGGTCTGAAGAGGTGGCGGTGATGGGACTGATCTGGATGACCTTTCTGGGCGGGGCTATCCTGATGCGTCAGGACAAAAACGTGTGCATCACCCTGTTCAGCGATATCTGCCCTGCCCCCGTGGGCCGGTTCATGAAAATCCTGTCCGGCGTACTGGTTATCCTCATGCTGTGTATCATGATCTACCAGAGCTGGCAGCTTACCGGCCGGCTGGCCCATGCCACCACCCCGGCACTGCGGATAAAGGAATCCTGGTTCGGTTGGGCCATGATCTGCGGGTTTGTTATCATGCTGTATTACCAAATACTGCACCTGATTGCCCTGTTGAAAAACAAGACCGCCTTTCCTGAAACAGCGGACCAGGACCGGGGCTGTGTCTTATGA
- a CDS encoding TRAP transporter substrate-binding protein, translating to MKKVLAIVLICVMGVFANNAFAKDVVLKLAHITAPGGMLDMKAQKFAELVKEKSSGKITVDIYPAQQLGNIKELLQGMSMGTIDIVQEAESFMDTFDKDYAIFGTPFMFSREELKSSEYIKEVRERVRKKTGIRTLPGFAFRPAFHLWTQKRQIMIPEELNGVKLRVWQAKALVDTWNGLGATAVPLAWGDVYLSLSQKVVDGMVHNIVQVRDEKFYEQLDFCTKLDFMQLYDVTWISDIKWQTLSPEDQAVLSQASEECAEWFVDYGQSLEAEAQQQMETAGVTFAVADRDKWTQKAGMVHKELEKSGLWSEGLLEKLNK from the coding sequence ATGAAAAAAGTATTAGCAATCGTTTTAATCTGTGTTATGGGGGTGTTTGCAAATAATGCCTTTGCCAAGGATGTCGTACTGAAACTGGCCCATATCACGGCCCCCGGTGGCATGCTTGACATGAAAGCCCAGAAATTCGCGGAACTGGTAAAAGAAAAAAGCAGTGGCAAAATCACCGTAGATATCTATCCGGCCCAGCAGCTGGGCAACATCAAGGAGCTGCTCCAGGGAATGAGCATGGGTACCATTGATATCGTTCAGGAAGCGGAATCGTTCATGGATACCTTTGACAAGGATTACGCAATTTTTGGTACGCCTTTCATGTTTTCCAGAGAGGAACTCAAATCCAGCGAATATATCAAAGAGGTCAGAGAAAGGGTGCGCAAAAAAACCGGTATCCGCACATTGCCTGGCTTTGCATTCCGGCCGGCCTTTCATTTGTGGACCCAGAAAAGACAAATCATGATCCCTGAAGAACTGAACGGCGTCAAGCTGCGAGTTTGGCAGGCAAAAGCTCTGGTGGATACCTGGAATGGTCTGGGCGCTACCGCAGTTCCCCTGGCCTGGGGGGATGTGTATCTGTCTTTGTCCCAGAAAGTCGTGGACGGCATGGTTCACAATATCGTCCAGGTAAGGGATGAAAAATTCTACGAACAGCTGGATTTCTGCACCAAACTGGATTTCATGCAGCTCTATGACGTCACCTGGATTTCCGATATCAAATGGCAGACGCTGTCGCCCGAAGACCAGGCAGTATTGAGCCAGGCAAGCGAAGAATGCGCTGAATGGTTTGTGGATTATGGACAGAGTCTGGAAGCAGAAGCCCAGCAGCAGATGGAAACGGCCGGGGTCACTTTTGCGGTTGCCGACCGGGACAAATGGACACAGAAAGCCGGCATGGTTCACAAAGAACTTGAAAAAAGCGGTCTGTGGTCTGAAGGCCTGCTCGAAAAACTAAACAAATAA